In the genome of Bradyrhizobium arachidis, one region contains:
- a CDS encoding cytochrome-c peroxidase, protein MNSRTLWLLGAGLLCLAGAVFAAGPQGLAEPNQVGVNPNPVRLMRPPVAPLSAMALLGKEIFYDTSLSSSGTLSCASCHSPDHAYGPPNDGPVMLGGANLSRQGARAVPSLTYLDRHPNFSIGPDKGDDDNIIDLAQMAAIGQQAARTTKTAGGTGTSANIVPQGGLFWDGRADTLQDQALFPLLDPNEMDGGSAEIVAGKLRNAPYAGRFVELFGAGVMRNQRLLIAEAMFAVARYQVEEPSFHPYTSKYDYWLEGKARLSESELRGLQLFNDPDKANCAGCHTSAPTRDGLPPLFTDHQYEALGAPRNAALANNRDPNYFDLGVCGPHRTDIPEQTQYCGMFLTPTLRNSAARHAFFHNGVFSTLQQVMDFYNFRDTDPEKVFPRSADGTVLKYDDLPQKYHANVDVTDPPFDRHSGDKPAMTEQDEADIIAFLKTLTDGYKVEN, encoded by the coding sequence ATGAACAGCCGCACTCTGTGGCTCCTTGGCGCCGGCCTGCTTTGTCTGGCCGGCGCCGTCTTTGCTGCCGGGCCGCAGGGATTAGCGGAGCCGAACCAGGTTGGTGTGAACCCGAATCCGGTGCGTCTCATGCGTCCGCCCGTCGCGCCGTTGTCCGCGATGGCGCTGCTCGGCAAGGAAATCTTCTACGACACCTCGCTGTCGTCATCAGGCACGCTCTCTTGCGCGTCCTGCCATAGCCCGGATCACGCCTACGGTCCGCCCAACGATGGCCCGGTCATGCTCGGCGGCGCCAATCTGTCACGGCAGGGCGCACGCGCGGTCCCGTCGCTGACCTATCTCGACCGCCACCCGAATTTCAGCATCGGTCCCGACAAGGGCGACGACGACAACATCATCGACCTCGCGCAGATGGCGGCGATCGGCCAGCAGGCGGCGCGCACGACCAAGACCGCGGGCGGCACCGGCACGTCGGCGAACATCGTGCCGCAGGGCGGCCTGTTCTGGGACGGCCGCGCCGACACGCTGCAAGACCAGGCGCTGTTCCCGCTGCTCGATCCCAACGAGATGGACGGCGGCAGCGCCGAGATCGTCGCGGGCAAGCTGCGCAACGCGCCTTACGCTGGCCGCTTCGTCGAGTTGTTCGGCGCCGGTGTGATGAGGAATCAGCGGCTGCTGATTGCGGAGGCGATGTTCGCGGTCGCGCGCTATCAGGTGGAGGAGCCGAGCTTCCATCCCTACACCAGCAAGTACGATTACTGGCTCGAAGGCAAGGCGCGGCTCTCCGAGAGCGAGCTACGCGGCCTGCAATTGTTCAACGATCCCGATAAGGCCAATTGCGCTGGATGCCACACCTCGGCGCCGACCCGCGACGGCCTGCCGCCACTGTTCACGGATCATCAGTACGAGGCACTCGGCGCGCCGCGCAACGCCGCGCTCGCCAACAATCGCGACCCCAATTATTTCGACCTCGGCGTCTGCGGCCCGCATCGCACCGACATTCCCGAGCAGACGCAATATTGCGGCATGTTCCTGACGCCGACGCTGCGCAACAGTGCGGCGCGGCACGCCTTCTTCCACAATGGCGTCTTCAGCACCCTTCAGCAGGTGATGGATTTCTACAATTTTCGCGACACCGATCCGGAGAAAGTGTTTCCGCGCTCAGCTGACGGCACGGTGCTGAAATACGACGACCTGCCGCAAAAATATCACGCCAATGTCGACGTCACCGACCCGCCGTTCGACCGCCACTCCGGCGACAAGCCGGCGATGACCGAGCAGGACGAAGCTGACATCATCGCGTTCCTGAAGACGCTGACGGACGGCTACAAGGTGGAGAACTGA
- a CDS encoding efflux RND transporter periplasmic adaptor subunit, whose product MTSANPASSARRNEAWRQFGQALAATAAVVALAGCEDKNTFVAPPPPKVDVATPVQRPVTRYVEATGNTAPIKSVDLVARVQGFLQSIDYQDGTFVKQGTQLFTIEPETYKLKVEQAKAAEVGAQATVKQAEADYKRQAELVQRQAVSQSTLDTSTSTRDNAQASLQQAQVNTRLAEVNYGYTRVAAPFDGIVSAHLVSVGELVGFSSPTQLATIVALDPIWVNFTVNEQDVLRIRAEATRRGLTVAELRQLPVQVGLQTETGYPHEGHLDYVSPTLNTSTGTLAVRGVIPNEKRVLLPGYFVRVRVPFTQQQDALLVPDTALGSDQGGRYLLVVNGDNVVEQRKVQIGPTDNGLRVIESGLKPDDRVVIAGLLRVIPGQKIDPQVTKIDQPQASAK is encoded by the coding sequence ATGACCTCAGCCAATCCGGCTTCTTCCGCACGGCGCAACGAAGCGTGGAGACAATTCGGGCAGGCATTGGCCGCCACCGCGGCCGTGGTCGCGCTGGCCGGCTGCGAGGACAAGAACACGTTCGTCGCGCCGCCGCCGCCCAAGGTGGACGTGGCAACGCCAGTGCAGCGGCCGGTGACGCGCTATGTCGAAGCCACCGGCAACACCGCGCCGATCAAGAGCGTCGATCTCGTCGCGCGCGTGCAAGGCTTCCTGCAATCGATCGACTACCAGGACGGCACCTTCGTCAAGCAGGGCACCCAGCTGTTCACGATCGAGCCCGAGACCTACAAGCTCAAGGTCGAGCAGGCGAAGGCCGCCGAGGTCGGCGCGCAGGCCACGGTCAAGCAGGCCGAAGCCGATTACAAGCGGCAGGCCGAGCTGGTGCAGCGCCAGGCGGTCTCGCAGTCCACGCTCGACACCTCGACATCCACCCGCGACAACGCTCAGGCCAGTCTGCAGCAGGCCCAGGTCAACACCAGGCTTGCCGAGGTCAATTACGGCTACACCAGGGTGGCGGCGCCGTTCGACGGCATCGTCAGCGCGCATCTGGTCTCGGTCGGCGAGCTCGTCGGCTTCTCATCCCCGACCCAGCTCGCGACCATCGTCGCGCTGGACCCGATCTGGGTGAACTTCACCGTCAACGAGCAGGATGTGCTGCGCATTCGCGCCGAAGCGACCCGCCGCGGGCTGACCGTGGCCGAGCTCAGACAGTTGCCGGTCCAGGTGGGCCTCCAGACCGAGACCGGCTATCCGCATGAAGGTCACCTCGACTACGTCTCGCCGACCCTCAATACGTCGACGGGCACGCTCGCCGTGCGCGGCGTCATACCCAACGAGAAGCGGGTGCTGCTGCCCGGTTATTTCGTCCGCGTCCGCGTGCCCTTCACGCAGCAGCAGGACGCCCTGCTCGTCCCCGACACCGCGCTCGGCAGCGACCAGGGCGGCCGCTATCTCCTCGTGGTCAACGGCGACAACGTGGTCGAGCAGCGCAAGGTGCAAATCGGCCCGACCGACAACGGCCTGCGCGTGATCGAGAGCGGGCTGAAGCCGGACGACCGGGTGGTGATCGCAGGACTCTTGCGCGTGATCCCGGGCCAGAAGATCGATCCGCAGGTGACCAAGATCGACCAGCCGCAGGCGTCGGCCAAGTAA
- a CDS encoding mandelate racemase produces MKAALRRRTRHAASALVATSLAGLASFAARAEIVVTANDGKMVLENGNAVVRKQPLPDTVSVIDLTDGVLKLLGEVPAPASVVGPPPSVAIAPDGSFALVTGAMKVDPADATKTIPDDKLSVIDIKSTPPKVLATLQAGAGAAGVSINRAGTLALVANRSEGTVSVFTISGNALTASGKIQLGDAKSGPSHAVFSRDGATALVTRDGDSKISLLTVDGSKVEYAKRDLSAGVRPYDIDLTGAAAAVVGNVGAGGGDNDTISLIDMTAKPIRVVTTVTVGQTPEAVKMSPDSNYVSVTVMNGSNKPSASPFFNDFGLLKVYRISGTDLTPVAEAKIGHWCQGMVWSKDSKHVVAQCMVENELLAFSFDGKALTKTSTLKLQVSPAGIRTAEP; encoded by the coding sequence ATGAAAGCCGCTCTTCGCAGGCGCACGCGCCATGCCGCGTCAGCCCTGGTCGCAACGTCACTGGCTGGCCTCGCCAGTTTCGCCGCCCGCGCCGAAATCGTCGTCACCGCCAATGACGGCAAGATGGTTCTGGAGAACGGCAATGCCGTGGTGCGCAAGCAGCCGCTGCCGGACACGGTCAGCGTGATCGACCTCACCGATGGCGTGCTGAAACTGCTGGGCGAGGTTCCTGCACCCGCCAGCGTCGTCGGCCCGCCACCGAGCGTGGCGATCGCGCCGGATGGTTCGTTTGCGCTGGTGACAGGCGCGATGAAGGTCGATCCGGCGGATGCGACCAAGACTATTCCCGACGACAAGCTCTCGGTGATCGATATCAAATCAACACCGCCAAAGGTGCTCGCGACATTGCAGGCCGGTGCAGGCGCGGCCGGAGTGTCAATCAACCGCGCAGGCACGCTGGCGCTGGTTGCGAACCGCAGCGAAGGCACGGTTTCGGTCTTCACCATTAGCGGCAACGCGCTGACGGCAAGCGGCAAGATCCAGCTCGGTGACGCCAAGTCGGGCCCGAGCCACGCCGTGTTCTCGCGCGATGGCGCGACCGCGCTGGTCACCCGCGACGGCGACAGCAAGATCTCGCTTCTCACTGTGGACGGCAGCAAGGTCGAGTACGCCAAGCGCGATCTCTCCGCGGGTGTGCGTCCTTACGACATCGATCTCACCGGCGCGGCCGCGGCCGTCGTCGGCAATGTCGGCGCCGGCGGCGGCGACAATGATACGATCAGCCTGATCGACATGACCGCAAAGCCAATCCGGGTCGTCACGACGGTCACCGTCGGACAGACGCCTGAGGCCGTCAAAATGTCCCCGGACAGCAACTACGTTTCCGTCACCGTCATGAACGGCTCGAACAAGCCGTCGGCCTCGCCTTTCTTCAACGATTTCGGCCTGCTCAAGGTCTACCGGATCTCAGGCACCGACCTCACGCCGGTTGCGGAAGCCAAGATCGGCCATTGGTGCCAGGGCATGGTGTGGTCCAAGGACTCCAAACATGTCGTGGCGCAGTGCATGGTCGAGAACGAGCTGCTCGCCTTCTCGTTCGACGGCAAGGCGCTGACCAAGACGTCGACGCTCAAGCTGCAGGTGAGCCCTGCGGGCATTCGCACCGCGGAGCCGTAA
- a CDS encoding alpha/beta hydrolase, translated as MDRVLHLIASLGILSFMTWNEAFGEHASIVSMTTPRGVQQAFILIKPEHPVASVILFAGGSGLLRLNRTPPPQVGPYAFVAGNFLVRSRERFAEHDFMVAVIDAPSDQPRGMSGSFRLSNEHAIDIGAVVDYLKCQADVPVWLVGTSAGSWSAAHGAIAASAVDGLVLTSTVTRIAPGSSLAKAFPEIARDYPQGVIDMALPEIRVPTLIVSHSEDACEFTPATDAPALAKRLTQAGRVAIVLISGGDRPRSDPCEAYAAHGFYGVEQQAVDRIAEFIAARDKRAP; from the coding sequence ATGGATCGTGTGCTTCACCTGATTGCTTCGCTCGGAATTCTCTCGTTCATGACATGGAACGAAGCCTTCGGGGAGCACGCATCGATTGTCTCGATGACGACGCCGCGCGGCGTTCAACAAGCCTTCATCCTGATAAAGCCTGAGCATCCCGTTGCATCCGTCATTCTGTTTGCCGGGGGTAGCGGTCTTCTGCGGCTGAACAGGACGCCGCCTCCGCAGGTAGGGCCATATGCTTTCGTGGCTGGAAATTTCCTCGTGCGCAGTCGCGAGAGATTCGCCGAGCACGATTTCATGGTGGCTGTGATCGACGCTCCATCTGACCAGCCGAGGGGCATGAGTGGGTCTTTCCGCCTCAGCAACGAGCATGCGATCGACATCGGCGCCGTCGTCGACTACCTGAAGTGCCAGGCCGATGTGCCGGTGTGGCTCGTCGGTACCAGCGCGGGCAGTTGGTCGGCGGCACACGGCGCCATCGCGGCCAGCGCGGTTGATGGTCTCGTGCTGACTTCGACGGTTACACGTATTGCGCCGGGGTCCTCGCTGGCCAAGGCCTTTCCGGAAATTGCCAGGGACTACCCCCAGGGCGTCATCGACATGGCGCTACCCGAGATCAGAGTGCCCACGCTCATCGTGTCGCACAGCGAAGATGCCTGCGAGTTTACCCCCGCGACCGATGCGCCGGCCCTCGCAAAGCGCCTGACGCAGGCTGGTCGGGTCGCAATCGTCCTGATCAGCGGCGGCGACCGGCCAAGGTCCGATCCATGCGAGGCCTATGCGGCGCATGGCTTTTACGGCGTCGAACAACAGGCCGTCGACAGAATTGCGGAGTTCATCGCGGCCAGGGACAAGCGGGCTCCATAG
- a CDS encoding efflux RND transporter permease subunit, giving the protein MISKFFIERPVLSNVIALLMILIGGVALFNLAIAQYPDVVPPTVQVTTRYPGASAKTVIDTVALPIEQQVNGVEDMLYMQSYSGSDGTYTLTVTFKIGTDLNFAQVLVQNRVSSALSQLPQAVQNQGVTVQKKSTSILLFVTLTSPDKTFDSLYLSNYATINIRDELSRLPGVGNVTVFGAGQYSMRVWLDPNKLQVRGLVPQDIINAIQQQSQQVSAGQVGAPPTPPGQAFQYTLNVNGRLDDATQFENIIVKTGTSGDVTRVRDVGWVELGAQTYSQIFSLNKQPATGIGVFQSPGANALEVEQAVEKKMAELAKAFPQGMKYDTPFDTTKFVQASVHEVYMTLIEAGLLVLVVILVFLQDWRAMLVPATTVPVTIIGAFAAMAALGFTINMSTLFAIVLAIGIVVDDAIVVVEGAAHNIEQGMNGHDAAIRAMDQLFAPIVGITLVLISVFLPASFLAGLTGRIYSQFALVIAATALLSAINAATLKPTQCALWLRPAVPPEQRNFFYRGFNNVYNRVERGYTRLITFLVRHATLSVAFALIVIGLSGYGLSRVPTGFLPIEDQGYLIGAVQLPDGASLERTQKVLDKAADIVRDTPGVQQVITIAGISALDNSASLANAGVAYIILKDWDARKGPGEDLRSLVYGLNDKLATIMEARTLVLPPPPIQGIGNAAGFSMQVELRDGNSDFAKLQAITGAMVSNGQSQSALQRVQSSFRSSVPQFNVEIDRIKTQTLHVTTDQVFAALSTYLGSSYVNQFNKFGRVFQVYTQADPAFRVTERDIANMQVRNSNGDMIPIGTVAKITPATGPSLISLYNLYPSSTVIGLPAQGYSSGQSLKLMEEIAEKTLPPGTGYEWTAMSYQEKAVSNQIYWVFGLAMLLVYLVLAGQYESWYAPISVILAVPLSLLGPMLILSGLKIDNNLYCQIGLILLIALSAKNAILIVEVGLELHNRDGKPILESAIEAARARFRPILMTSFAFILGVVPLVIATGAGASARKSIGITVFSGMLASTCLAVLFVPAFFVVVQRFENWRASKKAPKPQAAAEVKP; this is encoded by the coding sequence ATGATCTCAAAGTTCTTCATCGAGCGGCCGGTCCTCTCGAACGTCATCGCGCTTCTGATGATCCTGATCGGCGGCGTCGCGCTGTTCAACCTCGCGATCGCGCAATATCCTGATGTGGTGCCGCCGACGGTGCAGGTGACGACGCGCTATCCCGGCGCCAGCGCCAAGACCGTGATCGACACGGTTGCCTTGCCGATAGAACAGCAAGTCAACGGCGTCGAGGACATGCTCTACATGCAGTCCTACAGCGGCTCCGACGGCACCTATACGCTGACCGTGACCTTCAAGATCGGCACCGACCTCAACTTCGCGCAGGTGCTGGTGCAGAACCGCGTCTCCAGCGCGCTGTCGCAACTGCCGCAGGCGGTGCAGAACCAGGGAGTCACCGTCCAGAAGAAATCGACCTCGATCCTCCTGTTCGTGACACTGACCTCGCCGGACAAGACCTTCGACAGCCTCTATTTGAGCAACTACGCCACCATCAACATCCGCGACGAGCTCTCGCGCCTGCCCGGCGTCGGCAACGTCACCGTGTTCGGCGCCGGCCAGTATTCGATGCGGGTCTGGCTCGATCCGAACAAGCTGCAGGTGCGAGGGCTGGTGCCGCAGGACATCATCAACGCGATCCAGCAGCAGAGCCAACAGGTCTCCGCCGGCCAGGTCGGCGCGCCGCCGACGCCGCCGGGGCAGGCGTTCCAGTACACGCTCAACGTCAACGGCCGGCTCGACGACGCCACGCAGTTCGAGAACATCATCGTCAAGACGGGCACCAGCGGCGACGTCACGCGGGTGCGCGACGTCGGCTGGGTCGAATTGGGCGCACAGACCTACAGCCAGATCTTCTCGCTGAACAAGCAGCCTGCCACCGGCATCGGCGTGTTCCAGTCGCCTGGCGCCAATGCGCTCGAGGTCGAGCAGGCCGTCGAGAAGAAGATGGCGGAGCTCGCAAAAGCCTTCCCGCAAGGCATGAAGTACGACACGCCGTTCGACACCACGAAATTCGTGCAGGCTTCGGTGCACGAGGTCTACATGACCCTGATCGAGGCCGGCCTCCTGGTGCTGGTCGTGATCCTGGTGTTCCTGCAGGACTGGCGCGCGATGCTGGTGCCGGCGACGACGGTGCCCGTCACCATCATCGGCGCCTTCGCGGCGATGGCGGCGCTCGGCTTCACCATCAACATGTCGACGCTGTTCGCGATCGTGCTCGCGATCGGCATCGTGGTCGACGACGCCATCGTCGTGGTGGAAGGCGCGGCGCACAACATCGAGCAGGGCATGAACGGCCACGACGCCGCGATCAGGGCGATGGACCAGCTGTTCGCGCCGATCGTCGGCATCACGCTGGTGCTGATCTCGGTGTTCCTGCCGGCCTCGTTCCTCGCCGGCCTGACCGGGCGCATCTATTCGCAATTCGCGCTGGTGATCGCGGCGACCGCGCTGCTCTCCGCCATCAACGCGGCGACACTGAAGCCGACGCAATGCGCGCTGTGGCTGCGGCCGGCGGTGCCGCCGGAGCAGCGCAACTTCTTCTATCGCGGCTTCAACAACGTCTATAACCGCGTCGAACGCGGCTACACGCGGCTGATCACATTCCTGGTCAGGCACGCCACCCTCTCGGTCGCGTTCGCGCTGATTGTGATCGGGCTCAGCGGCTACGGCCTGTCGCGCGTGCCGACCGGCTTCCTGCCGATCGAGGACCAGGGCTATCTGATCGGCGCCGTGCAGCTGCCCGACGGCGCATCGCTGGAGCGGACCCAGAAGGTGCTCGACAAGGCCGCCGACATCGTCAGGGACACGCCCGGCGTCCAGCAGGTCATCACCATCGCCGGCATCTCCGCGCTCGACAACAGCGCCAGCCTTGCCAATGCCGGCGTTGCCTACATCATCCTGAAGGATTGGGATGCGCGCAAAGGACCCGGCGAGGACCTGCGTTCGCTGGTGTACGGGCTGAACGACAAGCTCGCGACCATCATGGAGGCGCGCACGCTGGTGCTGCCGCCACCGCCGATCCAGGGCATCGGCAATGCCGCAGGCTTCTCGATGCAGGTCGAGCTGCGCGACGGCAACAGCGACTTCGCCAAGCTTCAGGCGATCACCGGCGCGATGGTCAGCAACGGCCAGAGCCAGAGCGCGCTGCAGCGCGTGCAGTCCTCGTTCCGCTCGTCGGTGCCGCAGTTCAACGTCGAGATCGACCGCATCAAGACCCAGACGCTGCACGTCACCACCGACCAGGTGTTCGCGGCGCTGTCGACCTATCTCGGCTCGTCCTATGTCAACCAGTTCAACAAGTTCGGCCGCGTGTTCCAGGTCTATACGCAGGCCGATCCGGCGTTCCGCGTCACCGAGCGCGACATCGCCAACATGCAGGTGCGCAACTCCAACGGCGACATGATCCCGATCGGGACCGTCGCCAAGATCACGCCGGCCACCGGCCCGTCGCTGATCAGCCTCTACAATCTGTATCCCTCCTCCACTGTCATCGGCCTGCCGGCGCAGGGCTATTCGTCCGGCCAGTCGCTGAAGCTGATGGAGGAGATCGCAGAGAAGACGCTGCCGCCGGGCACCGGCTATGAATGGACCGCGATGTCCTATCAGGAGAAGGCGGTCTCCAACCAGATCTACTGGGTGTTCGGGCTCGCCATGCTGCTGGTCTATCTCGTGCTCGCTGGCCAGTATGAGAGCTGGTACGCGCCGATCTCGGTGATCCTCGCGGTGCCGCTGTCGCTGCTCGGGCCGATGCTGATCCTCTCGGGCCTCAAGATCGACAACAACCTCTATTGCCAGATCGGCCTGATCCTGCTCATCGCGCTGTCGGCCAAGAACGCCATCCTGATCGTCGAGGTCGGGCTCGAGCTGCACAACCGCGACGGCAAGCCGATCCTGGAGTCGGCGATCGAAGCGGCGCGCGCCCGCTTCCGCCCGATCCTGATGACCTCGTTCGCCTTCATCCTCGGCGTCGTGCCGCTGGTGATCGCGACCGGCGCCGGCGCCAGTGCGCGCAAGTCGATCGGCATCACGGTGTTCTCGGGCATGCTCGCCTCGACCTGCCTTGCGGTGCTGTTCGTGCCCGCCTTCTTCGTGGTGGTGCAGCGCTTCGAGAACTGGCGCGCGTCGAAGAAGGCGCCGAAGCCGCAGGCGGCGGCGGAGGTGAAGCCTTAA
- a CDS encoding phospholipase C produces MKSRLLTTAAIFAAASALACTLPVLADDFGRDRDHGHDDHHRHAHDIHTETPIKHLVVIFNENRSFDHYFATYPNATNPTGSIPFVPKPHTPKVNNLANANLLLNNPNNNPANGTGATDPFRLDRTQANTRSQNHSYTPEQQAVDNGKEDLFPKFTGRGTAGGAGAFGTNGQVMGYFDGNTVTALWNYAQHFAMSDNNWTDTFGPSTPGMLEVVAGQTNGVQPVVGTTSSIADGQGGLTLTGDTDPGNDACSSTTSTMLMGGKNIGDLLTAEHISWGSFMGGFDLTLKNANGTTGCARSTFSSNVNGTIVDYIPHHAFFQYHASTANPSHARPSSVHAIGHTHDFNGKVDPANHNYDLEDLYAAIKAGNFPAVSYVKMPAFQDGHAGNSDPLDEQAGNVELINFLQKQPEWRETAVIITYDDSDGWYDHQYVAPKTASYDAAADQVNGPGLCGLGPNKQPAPNGLGGKPVNGRCGPGTRVPLIVVSPYAKTNYVSHNYTTQASVVRFIEDNWLHGKRLGGGSFDATSGSIMDLFDFDHDHSHDLRADALFLDPTAGTVITSPPDEHHHH; encoded by the coding sequence ATGAAATCGAGACTTCTGACGACGGCTGCGATTTTCGCGGCCGCGAGCGCGCTCGCGTGCACTCTTCCCGTCCTCGCCGACGATTTCGGTCGCGATCGCGATCACGGACATGACGATCATCATCGTCATGCGCACGACATCCACACCGAGACGCCTATCAAGCATCTCGTGGTGATCTTCAACGAGAACCGCTCGTTCGACCATTACTTTGCGACCTATCCGAACGCGACCAACCCGACCGGCTCGATCCCCTTCGTTCCGAAGCCGCATACGCCAAAGGTCAACAACCTCGCCAACGCCAATCTGCTGTTGAACAACCCCAACAACAATCCGGCCAACGGCACCGGCGCGACCGACCCGTTCCGCCTCGACCGCACCCAGGCCAACACGCGCTCGCAGAACCACTCCTACACGCCCGAGCAGCAGGCCGTGGACAACGGCAAGGAAGACCTGTTCCCGAAATTCACTGGCCGCGGCACCGCCGGCGGCGCCGGCGCCTTCGGCACCAACGGTCAGGTCATGGGCTATTTCGACGGCAACACCGTCACCGCGCTGTGGAACTATGCCCAGCACTTCGCCATGAGCGACAACAACTGGACCGACACGTTCGGCCCGTCGACGCCCGGCATGCTCGAAGTGGTTGCCGGCCAGACCAACGGCGTGCAGCCGGTGGTCGGCACCACGTCGTCGATCGCCGACGGCCAGGGCGGCCTGACGCTGACCGGCGATACCGATCCGGGTAACGATGCCTGTTCGAGCACGACCAGCACGATGCTGATGGGCGGCAAGAATATCGGCGACCTGCTCACCGCTGAGCATATCAGCTGGGGCAGCTTCATGGGCGGCTTCGACCTGACGCTCAAGAACGCCAACGGCACCACCGGCTGCGCCCGCAGCACGTTCTCCAGCAACGTCAACGGCACCATCGTCGACTACATTCCCCACCACGCCTTCTTCCAGTATCACGCCTCCACGGCGAACCCGTCCCATGCCCGGCCGAGCTCGGTCCATGCGATCGGCCATACCCATGACTTCAACGGCAAGGTCGATCCGGCCAACCACAATTACGATCTCGAAGACCTCTATGCCGCGATCAAGGCCGGCAACTTCCCGGCCGTCTCCTACGTCAAGATGCCCGCCTTCCAGGACGGTCATGCCGGCAATTCCGATCCGCTCGACGAGCAGGCGGGCAATGTCGAGCTGATCAACTTCCTCCAGAAGCAGCCGGAGTGGCGCGAGACCGCCGTCATCATCACCTACGACGACTCCGACGGCTGGTACGACCACCAATACGTCGCGCCGAAGACCGCCTCGTATGATGCGGCCGCCGATCAGGTCAACGGTCCTGGCCTGTGCGGCCTCGGTCCCAACAAGCAGCCGGCGCCGAACGGTCTCGGCGGCAAGCCGGTGAACGGCCGCTGCGGTCCGGGCACCCGCGTTCCCCTGATCGTGGTCTCGCCCTACGCCAAGACGAACTACGTCAGCCACAACTACACCACGCAGGCTTCGGTGGTCCGCTTCATCGAGGACAACTGGCTGCATGGCAAGCGCCTGGGTGGCGGCTCGTTCGACGCCACCTCCGGCTCGATCATGGACCTGTTCGACTTCGACCATGATCACAGCCACGACTTGCGGGCTGACGCGCTGTTCCTCGACCCGACCGCCGGCACTGTGATCACCAGCCCGCCGGACGAGCACCACCACCACTAG
- a CDS encoding ABC transporter substrate-binding protein produces the protein MPTFLQSALAGLALAAAFAMPALADGLKDEIAPTGKLRVAIAISPAGGAFWSTKTESGYSGVPVDLGKEMAAQLGVAVEYVVHQNSGQITDAAGKGTWDVTWLPKDPERETKMMFGPIYEVADATYIVKPGSSVTNFATLDQAGIKVAAVNATTTMRGAVAHLKNAKVTGYQTYDEIFALLKSGEIDAFALSRDQLNKMAQKIPGTRVLDETFKKTVTAVAVPLGHNQALAFVTKFMTDATTNGTLRRAYDNNGLKDAPIRTE, from the coding sequence ATGCCGACCTTCCTCCAATCGGCCCTCGCTGGCCTTGCTCTTGCCGCGGCGTTTGCCATGCCCGCGCTAGCCGATGGTTTGAAGGACGAGATCGCGCCGACCGGCAAGCTGCGGGTCGCGATCGCGATCAGCCCCGCGGGCGGTGCATTCTGGTCGACCAAGACCGAATCCGGTTATTCCGGCGTTCCCGTCGATCTCGGCAAGGAGATGGCCGCGCAGCTCGGCGTGGCGGTCGAATATGTCGTGCACCAGAATTCCGGGCAGATCACCGACGCGGCGGGCAAGGGCACATGGGACGTCACCTGGCTCCCGAAGGATCCCGAGCGCGAGACGAAAATGATGTTCGGCCCGATCTACGAGGTCGCGGACGCCACCTACATCGTCAAGCCGGGCTCGAGCGTCACCAATTTCGCCACGCTCGACCAGGCGGGCATCAAGGTCGCGGCGGTCAACGCCACGACTACGATGCGCGGCGCCGTTGCGCATCTGAAGAACGCGAAGGTCACCGGCTATCAGACCTATGATGAAATATTCGCGCTCCTGAAGAGCGGCGAGATCGATGCCTTCGCGCTGTCGCGCGACCAGCTCAACAAGATGGCGCAGAAGATCCCGGGCACGCGCGTGCTCGACGAGACCTTCAAGAAGACGGTGACCGCCGTCGCTGTCCCGCTCGGCCACAACCAGGCTTTGGCGTTCGTGACCAAGTTCATGACGGATGCGACCACGAACGGCACGCTCCGCAGGGCCTATGACAACAACGGCCTGAAGGACGCGCCGATCCGCACCGAGTAG